One Gossypium hirsutum isolate 1008001.06 chromosome A11, Gossypium_hirsutum_v2.1, whole genome shotgun sequence genomic window carries:
- the LOC107899841 gene encoding uncharacterized hydrolase YugF, with translation MVKCFSFTATRDSCFRCSFSSAGLRSSTTDLGDGTVMHVWIPKLHVQSKPTLVLIHGFGANAMWQWNDFISPLISRFNVYVPDLLFFMESYTTRPERSEQFQAECVVRVMEAHGVVSGMNVVGISYGGFVGYRMAAQFKERIEKVVLCCTGVCLEEKDMEEGMFKVKSVDEAVSILLPQTPDKMRELMKLSFYKPTQRVPSCFLNDFIHVMCTEYLQERKDLILALHKDRKLSDLPKITQPTLIIWGEHDQIFPLELGHRLKRHLGDNTELVIIKNAGHAINAEKPKELFKHLKSFLIDPLSRAKPGN, from the exons ATGGTTAAGTGTTTCAGTTTCACTGCAACGCGGGATTCGTGCTTTCGTTGCAGCTTCTCCAGCGCCGGTCTCCGATCATCGACGACGGACCTCGGAGATGGCACCGTCATGCACGTTTGGATCCCCAAACTCCATGTCCAATCCAAGCCGACGTTAGTCCTCATCCACGGCTTTGGCGCCAACGCTATGTGGCAGTGGAACGACTTCATTTCACCTCTCATCTCCCGCTTCAACGTCTACGTCCCGGACCTCCTCTTCTTCATGGAGTCCTACACGACCCGACCCGAACGATCGGAGCAATTTCAGGCGGAGTGTGTAGTCCGGGTCATGGAGGCCCATGGGGTGGTTAGTGGTATGAACGTGGTTGGTATCAGTTACGGGGGATTTGTGGGATATAGGATGGCGGCGCAGTTTAAGGAGAGGATAGAGAAGGTGGTGCTATGTTGCACTGGGGTGTGTCTGGAAGAGAAAGATATGGAAGAAGGAATGTTTAAAGTGAAGAGCGTGGATGAGGCTGTTAGTATTTTGTTACCCCAAACGCCTGATAAAATGAGGGAGTTGATGAAGCTTTCCTTCTATAAGCCTACTCAAAGAGTTCCTTCTTGCTTCCTAAACGATTTCATCCAT GTGATGTGTACAGAATACCTTCAAGAGAGAAAAGATTTGATTTTAGCATTACATAAGGACAGAAAACTGTCTGATCTTCCAAAGATAACCCAG CCAACACTAATAATCTGGGGAGAGCATGACCAAATATTCCCTTTAGAATTGGGACACAGATTGAAAAG GCATTTGGGAGACAATACAGAACTGGTGATCATAAAGAATGCAGGGCATGCCATCAATGCAGAGAAACCTAAAGAGCTATTCAAGCACTTGAAATCTTTCCTTATCGATCCCCTCTCCCGGGCTAAACCCGGAAACTGA